A genomic window from Hyla sarda isolate aHylSar1 chromosome 10, aHylSar1.hap1, whole genome shotgun sequence includes:
- the LOC130293751 gene encoding von Willebrand factor-like isoform X3 encodes MNHIAGATGKHLCTAWSPAIDCGPDKVFNDCGTACPLTCAQPNPVPCIEICKSGCFCKEGLVELEGSCVEKEKCPTCTGNTTYTGCGTTCPTTCSSRPDEPKMCIAQCYIGCQCKPGYVLLDEEKKICVLPEDCPKI; translated from the exons ATGAACCATATAGCAGGGGCCACTGGGAAACATCTCTGCACCGCCTGGT cccccgCTATAGACTGTGGACCGGACAAAGTGTTCAATGACTGCGGGACGGCCTGTCCTCTGACCTGCGCCCAGCCCAATCCGGTGCCCTGCATTGAGATCTGTAAGTCCGGCTGCTTCTGTAAGGAAGGATTAGTGGAGCTGGAAGGTTCATGTGTAGAGAAGGAGAAATGTCCGACTTGCACCGGGAACACCACGTACACAGGATGCGGCACCACGTGCCCCACCACCTGCAGCAGTCGGCCCGATGAGCCCAAAATGTGCATCGCACAATGTTACATAGGCTGCCAGTGTAAACCGGGGTACGTGCTCCTGGATGAAGAGAAGAAGATATGTGTCCTGCCTGAGGATTGTCCCAAGATCTAA